One window of Canis lupus baileyi chromosome 21, mCanLup2.hap1, whole genome shotgun sequence genomic DNA carries:
- the LOC140613366 gene encoding olfactory receptor 4P4-like — protein sequence MENQNNVTEFVFMGLWGNKQMELLFFFLFLLCFLAILMGNFIILLTIICSHLIEQPMYYFLCHLSLMDLCYTSTVVPRLIRDLGAARKNISYNNCMTQLFTAHLLAGVEIFILVSMALDRYVAIVKPLHYMVIMSRRRCNLLIFMAWSVGFWHSVALLLLVLNLPFCGPNQIDHYICDVKPLLKLVCRDIRVVNILVISNSGMVAVVVFLVLVASYILILYNLRTHSSVGRRKALSTCSSHVMVVILFFVPCIYIYVLPAGSENKDKEISVFYTVIAPLLNPLIYTLRNMEMRNAMWKVWSKMAHTKFR from the coding sequence ATGGAAAATCAGAACAATGTCACAGAATTTGTTTTCATGGGTCTGTGGGGAAATAAACAAATGGAGCTACTGTTCTTTTTCCTGTTCCTGCTCTGCTTTTTGGCCATCTTAATGGGAAACTTCATCATCTTACTCACGATCATCTGCAGCCATCTAATTGAACAACCAATGTACTACTTTCTCTGCCACCTTTCTCTCATGGACCTCTGCTACACTTCCACTGTAGTCCCCAGACTAATCAGGGACTTAGGTGCAGCCAGAAAAAACATTTCCTATAACAACTGTATGACCCAGCTCTTCACTGCCCACTTGCTGGCAGGGGTGGAGATATTCATCTTGGTGTCCATGGCTTTAGACCGTTATGTGGCCATTGTCAAGCCCCTGCATTACATGGTCATCATGAGCCGGCGGAGGTGTAACCTGTTGATTTTCATGGCCTGGAGTGTGGGGTTTTGGCACTCTGTTGCTCTATTGCTCTTGGTACTCAATTTACCTTTCTGTGGTCCTAATCAGATAGATCATTACATATGTGATGTGAAGCCTCTTTTGAAACTGGTGTGCAGAGATATTCGTGTTGTTAATATCTTAGTGATTTCAAACTCAGGAATGGTGGCAGTTGTTGTGTTTCTTGTCCTGGTGGCTTCTTACATTCTCATATTATACAATCTGAGGACCCACTCCTCTGTAGGGAGACGCAAAGCTCTCTCCACGTGCAGCTCTCATGTAATGGTggtcattttattctttgtgccTTGTATCTATATTTATGTTCTACCTGCAGGGAGTGAAAACAAGGATAAGGAGATCTCTGTGTTTTACACTGTGATTGCTCCCTTGTTGAATCCTCTCATCTATACCCTGAGAAACATGGAGATGAGAAATGCCATGTGGAAGGTGTGGTCTAAAATGGCACATACGAAATTCAGGTAA
- the LOC140613367 gene encoding olfactory receptor 4C11-like, producing MQQNNSTTEFILLGLTQDPMKKKTVFVIFFIFYLGTVVGNLLIIVTIKSSRTLGSPMYYFLFYLSLADSCLSTSTAPRLIVDSLSAKNIITYNECMTQVFALHFFGCMEVFVLLLMAFDRYVAICKPLHYPTIMSRRVCTILIVLAWIGSFIHSTAQIILALRLPFCGPNLIDHYCCDLQPLLKLACIDTYKINLLLVSNSGAICSSSFVILMISYIVILHSLRNHSAEGRKKALSTCTSHIIVVVLCFGPCIFTYTRPPTTYPMDKMMAVFYTIGTPLVNPLIYTLRNAEVKNAMRKLWHIKITSESRR from the coding sequence ATGCAGCAAAATAACAGTACTACTGAGTTCATACTGTTAGGATTGACCCAAGATCCTATGAAAAAGAAAACggtatttgtaatatttttcattttttatttgggaaCTGTGGTTGGGAATTTGCTTATTATTGTGACCATCAAGTCCAGTCGGACACTTGGGAGCCCCAtgtactatttcttattttatttgtccCTTGCTGATTCCTGCTTGTCAACTTCCACAGCCCCCAGACTAATTGTGGATTCACTCTCTGCAAAAAATATCATAACTTACAATGAATGCATGACTCAAGTCTTTGCACTGCATTTCTTTGGTTGCATGGAGGTTTTTGTCCTCCTCCTCATGGCCTTTGACCGGTATGTGGCCATCTGTAAGCCCTTACATTACCCAACCATCATGAGCCGGCGGGTTTGCACCATCCTAATTGTTCTGGCATGGATTGGATCTTTTATCCATTCTACAGCCCAGATTATCCTGGCTTTGAGATTGCCCTTCTGTGGACCCAATTTGATTGATCATTACTGCTGTGATTTGCAGCCCTTGCTGAAACTTGCTTGCATTGACACTTATAAGATCAACCTACTGTTGGTTTCTAATAGTGGTGCCATTTGCTCAAGCAGTTTTGTGATTCTGATGATCTCCTACATTGTCATCTTGCATTCCCTGCGAAACCACAGtgcagaagggaggaaaaaagctcTCTCTACTTGCACTTCTCACATCATCGTAGTAGTCTTATGCTTTGGTCCCTGTATATTCACATATACACGCCCCCCAACCACTTACCCCATGGACAAGATGATGGCCGTGTTTTATACTATTGGGACACCGCTTGTCAACCCACTCATCTACACACTGAGGAATGCAGAAGTGAAAAATGCCATGAGAAAGCTATGGCATATCAAAATTACCTCAGAAAGCAGAAGATGA